In Streptomyces qaidamensis, one DNA window encodes the following:
- a CDS encoding response regulator, whose product MGKTRTRWPGPTYSRVVPGASGRVLVVDDNKVIRQLIRVNLELEGLEVVTAADGAECLDVVHQVRPDVVTLDVVMPRLDGIRTAARLRADPRTRDMPLAIVSACGHHEVEAGLEAGVDAFLAKPFEPAELVRMVRQLVERARSEGRQRGGTRAMDHVMDHATERATERAREADGQAKEVDLPAVP is encoded by the coding sequence GTGGGGAAAACCCGGACGCGATGGCCGGGGCCGACCTACTCTCGAGTTGTGCCAGGCGCGTCGGGCCGGGTGCTTGTTGTGGACGACAACAAGGTCATCCGGCAGTTGATCAGGGTCAACCTCGAGCTGGAGGGGCTGGAGGTCGTGACCGCGGCCGATGGTGCCGAGTGTCTTGATGTCGTGCATCAGGTGCGGCCCGATGTCGTGACCCTCGATGTCGTCATGCCCCGGCTGGACGGGATCCGGACGGCCGCTCGCCTCCGGGCCGATCCGCGCACCCGCGACATGCCCCTCGCCATCGTCAGTGCCTGCGGGCACCACGAGGTCGAGGCCGGACTCGAGGCGGGAGTCGACGCCTTCCTCGCGAAGCCCTTCGAGCCCGCCGAACTGGTCCGTATGGTGCGGCAATTGGTCGAGCGCGCCCGGAGCGAGGGACGGCAGCGCGGCGGCACCCGGGCGATGGATCACGTGATGGATCACGCTACGGAACGCGCGACCGAACGCGCGAGGGAAGCCGACGGGCAGGCCAAGGAAGTGGACCTGCCCGCCGTGCCCTAG